One Colius striatus isolate bColStr4 chromosome 8, bColStr4.1.hap1, whole genome shotgun sequence genomic region harbors:
- the STN1 gene encoding CST complex subunit STN1 isoform X3, translating into MHHCIVTAYQQAREATNSIKGGVFFYNGHPVRQVDVVGVVVQMTEREAFYNYGVDDSTGVISCVCWKNPMVAETSLSGCPSTPISLTVLEQMKKLREMVSQKTKLEIGDVVRIRGHIRIYREQREIQASCFYKVDDPVCDVQISRMLELPCLYREVYDKPFQSPDERQSGLEGQSFSVDTLHEKVKDFLLENKIQTFYQQELEAIDTLVSLAGVHTPSPSCQEVKSKSDSSSKRIHSVFKEAIRMLQEKGVVFQKPGSSKDLYYVTDHEKELLKVTLDVVKEDCRKPRHAEKGCHFLHILNCVRQSYNPSLAEVVMHRVLELLESNSDVVSTMEGYYVAF; encoded by the exons ATGCACCACTGCATCGTGACAGCTTATCAACAAGCCAGAGAAGCTACAAATAGCATAAAAGGAG GTGTATTCTTTTATAACGGACATCCGgtgagacaggtggatgttgtcGGGGTGGTGGTTCAAATGACAGAGAGAGAGGCCTTTTATAATTATGGAG tggATGATAGTACTGGAGTTATAAGTTGTGTCTGCTGGAAAAATCCTATGGTAGCAGAAACATCTTTATCAG GTTGTCCAAGCACACCCATCAGTCTTACTGTGCTTGAACAGATGAAGAAACTCCGAGAAATGGTGAGCCAGAAAACCAAGCTAGAGATTGGGGATGTTGTCAGGATCAGAGGTCACATCCGAATCTACAGAGAACAGAGAGAAATTCAGGCTTCGTGTTTTT ATAAAGTGGATGATCCTGTGTGTGATGTTCAGATTTCAAGAATGCTGGAGCTCCCCTGTCTCTATAGAGAAGTTTATGATAAACCTTTCCAAAGCCCTGACGAGAGACAGAG TGGCCTGGAGGGTCAGAGTTTCTCAGTCGATACGCTACATGAGAAAGTGAAAGACTTTCTactagaaaacaaaattcagaCTTTTTACCAACAGGAGCTGGAAGCAATTGATACTCTGGTGTCACTGGCTGGTGTGCATACGCCCAGTCCCAGCTGTCAGGAG GTGAAGTCAAAGAGTGACTCTAGTTCCAAAAGGATTCACAGTGTTTTCAAGGAAGCAATAAGGATGCTGCAAGAAAAAGGAGTGGTTTTCCAGAAACCTGGTAGCTCCAAGGACTTATACTAT gTGACTGACCATGAAAAGGAGCTGCTTAAAGTGACACTTGATGTGGTTAAAGAAGACTGTCGAAAACCCAGAC atgcTGAAAAAGGCTGCCATTTCCTTCATATCCTGAATTGTGTTCGGCAGAGCTACAACCCCTCTCTGGCTGAAGTGGTGATGCACCGTGTCctggaactgctggagag
- the STN1 gene encoding CST complex subunit STN1 isoform X2: MQSESKKYEEETPSLYWGLDPVFSAFARLYIKDIKEMRESKQVPGVFFYNGHPVRQVDVVGVVVQMTEREAFYNYGVDDSTGVISCVCWKNPMVAETSLSGCPSTPISLTVLEQMKKLREMVSQKTKLEIGDVVRIRGHIRIYREQREIQASCFYKVDDPVCDVQISRMLELPCLYREVYDKPFQSPDERQSGLEGQSFSVDTLHEKVKDFLLENKIQTFYQQELEAIDTLVSLAGVHTPSPSCQEVKSKSDSSSKRIHSVFKEAIRMLQEKGVVFQKPGSSKDLYYVTDHEKELLKVTLDVVKEDCRKPRHAEKGCHFLHILNCVRQSYNPSLAEVVMHRVLELLESNSDVVSTMEGYYVAF, from the exons ATGCAGTCTGAGTCAAAGAAGTATGAAGAGGAGACGCCTTCTCTGTACTGGGGGCTGGATCCTGTATTTTCTGCATTTGCAAGACTCTATATTAAAGATataaaagaaatgagagaatCTAAACAAGTGCCAG GTGTATTCTTTTATAACGGACATCCGgtgagacaggtggatgttgtcGGGGTGGTGGTTCAAATGACAGAGAGAGAGGCCTTTTATAATTATGGAG tggATGATAGTACTGGAGTTATAAGTTGTGTCTGCTGGAAAAATCCTATGGTAGCAGAAACATCTTTATCAG GTTGTCCAAGCACACCCATCAGTCTTACTGTGCTTGAACAGATGAAGAAACTCCGAGAAATGGTGAGCCAGAAAACCAAGCTAGAGATTGGGGATGTTGTCAGGATCAGAGGTCACATCCGAATCTACAGAGAACAGAGAGAAATTCAGGCTTCGTGTTTTT ATAAAGTGGATGATCCTGTGTGTGATGTTCAGATTTCAAGAATGCTGGAGCTCCCCTGTCTCTATAGAGAAGTTTATGATAAACCTTTCCAAAGCCCTGACGAGAGACAGAG TGGCCTGGAGGGTCAGAGTTTCTCAGTCGATACGCTACATGAGAAAGTGAAAGACTTTCTactagaaaacaaaattcagaCTTTTTACCAACAGGAGCTGGAAGCAATTGATACTCTGGTGTCACTGGCTGGTGTGCATACGCCCAGTCCCAGCTGTCAGGAG GTGAAGTCAAAGAGTGACTCTAGTTCCAAAAGGATTCACAGTGTTTTCAAGGAAGCAATAAGGATGCTGCAAGAAAAAGGAGTGGTTTTCCAGAAACCTGGTAGCTCCAAGGACTTATACTAT gTGACTGACCATGAAAAGGAGCTGCTTAAAGTGACACTTGATGTGGTTAAAGAAGACTGTCGAAAACCCAGAC atgcTGAAAAAGGCTGCCATTTCCTTCATATCCTGAATTGTGTTCGGCAGAGCTACAACCCCTCTCTGGCTGAAGTGGTGATGCACCGTGTCctggaactgctggagag
- the STN1 gene encoding CST complex subunit STN1 isoform X1, protein MNQTKGFLMQSESKKYEEETPSLYWGLDPVFSAFARLYIKDIKEMRESKQVPGVFFYNGHPVRQVDVVGVVVQMTEREAFYNYGVDDSTGVISCVCWKNPMVAETSLSGCPSTPISLTVLEQMKKLREMVSQKTKLEIGDVVRIRGHIRIYREQREIQASCFYKVDDPVCDVQISRMLELPCLYREVYDKPFQSPDERQSGLEGQSFSVDTLHEKVKDFLLENKIQTFYQQELEAIDTLVSLAGVHTPSPSCQEVKSKSDSSSKRIHSVFKEAIRMLQEKGVVFQKPGSSKDLYYVTDHEKELLKVTLDVVKEDCRKPRHAEKGCHFLHILNCVRQSYNPSLAEVVMHRVLELLESNSDVVSTMEGYYVAF, encoded by the exons ATGAATCAAACAAAAGG GTTTTTAATGCAGTCTGAGTCAAAGAAGTATGAAGAGGAGACGCCTTCTCTGTACTGGGGGCTGGATCCTGTATTTTCTGCATTTGCAAGACTCTATATTAAAGATataaaagaaatgagagaatCTAAACAAGTGCCAG GTGTATTCTTTTATAACGGACATCCGgtgagacaggtggatgttgtcGGGGTGGTGGTTCAAATGACAGAGAGAGAGGCCTTTTATAATTATGGAG tggATGATAGTACTGGAGTTATAAGTTGTGTCTGCTGGAAAAATCCTATGGTAGCAGAAACATCTTTATCAG GTTGTCCAAGCACACCCATCAGTCTTACTGTGCTTGAACAGATGAAGAAACTCCGAGAAATGGTGAGCCAGAAAACCAAGCTAGAGATTGGGGATGTTGTCAGGATCAGAGGTCACATCCGAATCTACAGAGAACAGAGAGAAATTCAGGCTTCGTGTTTTT ATAAAGTGGATGATCCTGTGTGTGATGTTCAGATTTCAAGAATGCTGGAGCTCCCCTGTCTCTATAGAGAAGTTTATGATAAACCTTTCCAAAGCCCTGACGAGAGACAGAG TGGCCTGGAGGGTCAGAGTTTCTCAGTCGATACGCTACATGAGAAAGTGAAAGACTTTCTactagaaaacaaaattcagaCTTTTTACCAACAGGAGCTGGAAGCAATTGATACTCTGGTGTCACTGGCTGGTGTGCATACGCCCAGTCCCAGCTGTCAGGAG GTGAAGTCAAAGAGTGACTCTAGTTCCAAAAGGATTCACAGTGTTTTCAAGGAAGCAATAAGGATGCTGCAAGAAAAAGGAGTGGTTTTCCAGAAACCTGGTAGCTCCAAGGACTTATACTAT gTGACTGACCATGAAAAGGAGCTGCTTAAAGTGACACTTGATGTGGTTAAAGAAGACTGTCGAAAACCCAGAC atgcTGAAAAAGGCTGCCATTTCCTTCATATCCTGAATTGTGTTCGGCAGAGCTACAACCCCTCTCTGGCTGAAGTGGTGATGCACCGTGTCctggaactgctggagag